One window of Aerococcus tenax genomic DNA carries:
- a CDS encoding peptide ABC transporter substrate-binding protein — protein sequence MKFKKLAVTVLASAALVLSGCGQGQRQNQNVIRRTELQEMTTLDSTRVEDIQSANYIGHMQDPLYWEDENNEVHPALAKEMPEKSEDGLTYTIKMRDDAKWSNGDPVTAHDFVYAVQRLANPETGATYAYLVENFENAEEVLKGDRPVEDLGVKALDDYTIEIKLTRPTPYMEHLLAFTTFSPLNQKYVEEKGDAYGTNSDNVLANGPFKVEDWDGTGLNWKLVKNDDYYNADQVKVDGAEVQVIKEDSTTVNLFENGEVDNALLRGELVRQYSDHPHLEYRPTASTYYIELNQENPLLANKDFREALNYAIDNKEYAEQIKADGSVPLSTLVPNDLVHNPETGEDFTKDAAIEPKYDPEKAKELWEKVQKELPQDSYSIRLLSSDDEGSKQVGEYLQGQIQNNLPGLKVDLITVPGKNRIAQQNAGDFDMAISGWLADYADASNFLDLFTTGHSNNHGNYSNPAYDQLLEKADNEDANDPQARYNDFIEAQRLLAADEATIVLSQKQDAELRNPRVQGITYRPVGNEFDIRTATIDNSANE from the coding sequence ATGAAGTTTAAGAAACTCGCTGTGACGGTCTTAGCTTCTGCAGCCTTAGTACTTAGTGGCTGTGGGCAGGGCCAAAGACAAAACCAGAATGTTATTCGTCGGACTGAATTACAGGAAATGACTACCCTAGACTCTACCCGGGTAGAAGATATTCAAAGTGCTAACTACATTGGTCATATGCAAGATCCTTTGTATTGGGAAGATGAAAATAACGAAGTTCATCCGGCTTTAGCCAAGGAAATGCCAGAAAAGTCTGAAGACGGCTTAACTTATACCATTAAGATGCGTGATGACGCTAAATGGTCCAATGGAGACCCTGTCACCGCTCATGACTTTGTCTATGCCGTCCAACGCTTAGCCAATCCAGAAACTGGAGCTACCTATGCTTACTTAGTGGAGAACTTCGAAAATGCGGAAGAAGTGCTAAAAGGCGACCGCCCAGTAGAAGACTTAGGGGTAAAAGCTTTAGACGATTACACTATTGAAATCAAATTAACTCGCCCAACTCCGTATATGGAACATTTACTGGCCTTCACGACTTTTTCACCACTTAACCAAAAATATGTGGAAGAAAAAGGTGACGCCTATGGAACTAACTCCGATAATGTCCTAGCCAATGGGCCTTTCAAGGTGGAAGACTGGGATGGAACTGGCTTAAATTGGAAATTAGTTAAGAATGATGATTACTACAATGCTGACCAAGTGAAAGTGGACGGCGCTGAAGTCCAAGTCATTAAAGAAGACTCTACTACCGTGAACCTCTTTGAAAATGGGGAAGTGGATAACGCGCTCTTACGTGGTGAATTAGTCCGTCAATATAGTGACCATCCACACCTAGAATACCGTCCAACTGCTTCAACCTACTACATCGAGTTGAACCAAGAAAATCCATTATTAGCCAATAAAGACTTCCGTGAAGCCTTAAACTATGCCATCGATAATAAGGAATACGCTGAACAAATTAAAGCAGATGGTTCAGTTCCGCTAAGCACCTTAGTACCTAATGACCTCGTGCATAACCCAGAAACCGGGGAAGATTTCACCAAAGATGCTGCCATTGAACCAAAATATGACCCTGAAAAGGCTAAAGAGCTTTGGGAAAAAGTTCAAAAAGAACTGCCACAAGACTCTTACAGCATTCGTTTACTCTCTTCCGATGACGAAGGGTCTAAGCAAGTGGGTGAATACCTCCAAGGTCAAATCCAAAATAACCTCCCTGGCTTAAAAGTTGACTTAATCACCGTGCCAGGTAAGAACCGGATTGCCCAACAAAATGCTGGAGATTTTGATATGGCTATTTCTGGTTGGTTAGCTGACTACGCTGATGCTTCCAACTTCCTTGACCTATTCACCACTGGTCACTCGAATAACCATGGTAACTACTCTAACCCAGCCTATGACCAATTATTAGAAAAAGCCGACAATGAAGATGCGAACGACCCTCAAGCCCGTTACAATGACTTTATTGAAGCGCAACGTCTCTTAGCCGCTGATGAAGCAACAATTGTTTTATCACAAAAACAAGATGCTGAACTCCGCAACCCACGTGTTCAAGGCATCACTTACCGTCCTGTAGGCAATGAATTTGACATCCGTACAGCGACGATTGATAATTCTGCCAATGAATAA
- a CDS encoding DUF3899 domain-containing protein codes for MKKNKGLLLVSILTVLPLFQLLIESSYPWARRLSDSYFILSACFLIPSLAGWILKAGTFDTFQSMWKKYGPRLWKAAPDPSPVSTEDSDKENYLSTHIGPWYRKGLAIGSFFLVLSLVFLLLYYLF; via the coding sequence ATGAAAAAAAATAAAGGCCTTCTTTTGGTCAGTATATTAACTGTCCTGCCACTCTTCCAATTACTGATCGAGTCCAGCTATCCATGGGCCAGACGCTTAAGTGACAGTTACTTTATACTTTCCGCTTGTTTTTTGATTCCCTCCCTTGCTGGTTGGATATTAAAAGCCGGTACCTTTGATACGTTTCAATCCATGTGGAAGAAATATGGACCGAGGCTGTGGAAGGCAGCTCCCGATCCATCTCCAGTCAGCACAGAAGATTCTGACAAAGAAAACTATCTGTCGACTCACATCGGACCTTGGTACCGCAAAGGTCTAGCCATAGGAAGTTTTTTCCTAGTTTTATCACTTGTATTCCTATTACTATACTACTTATTTTAG
- a CDS encoding peptide ABC transporter substrate-binding protein, with the protein MKVRRSALLLATAASLFLAACSGQESAGNKSGKNSTINYAVNTELSTLDSGTVMDINAANYIGLVQEGLYWENEKNEVQPALAKEMPEKSEDGLTYTVKMRDDAKWSNGDPVTAHDFVYAIRRLADPKTGAAYSYLLENFVNGPEIAEGKKAPEEIGVKALDDHTIEINLSKPTPYLEHLLSFVPFFPTNQKFVEEKGDRYGSSAENSIASGPYKMVEWDGSGLEWKLEKNPDYYNKDQVKVDNIDVQVMKEVSTNVNLFDSKKVDNSLLTGETVKQFADHPNAVQQEKARTRYLQLNYENKVLANRNFRQAVDYAIDNDELTQKIIGDGSKGLSTFVPENFVANPETGEDFVSEYGNEKFADKDKAKEHWEKAKSELGQDQVTIRLLADDDEKSKKESQYIQGQIEENMPGVKVEITNVPKKNRMSQVAEGNFDLVITGWGADYADASNFYDLFKSDNFYNQGHYKNPEYDKVVERAGNQDANDPKTRWEDFKEAQKILSDDKAVLVLYQEVETQLRNPNLKGITFRPVNLEYDFRTAYFE; encoded by the coding sequence ATGAAAGTAAGACGTAGTGCTTTGCTCCTTGCCACGGCTGCTAGCCTTTTCTTGGCAGCTTGCAGTGGACAAGAAAGTGCAGGAAACAAGAGTGGAAAAAATTCGACCATTAACTATGCTGTTAATACCGAACTATCAACACTCGATTCTGGGACTGTAATGGATATTAACGCGGCCAATTATATTGGCTTAGTCCAGGAAGGGCTCTATTGGGAAAATGAAAAGAATGAAGTCCAACCAGCCTTAGCCAAGGAAATGCCAGAAAAATCAGAAGACGGTCTGACTTATACCGTTAAGATGCGTGACGATGCCAAGTGGTCGAACGGGGACCCTGTGACTGCCCATGACTTTGTCTATGCCATTCGACGCCTAGCTGACCCTAAAACAGGGGCGGCTTACTCCTATCTCTTAGAGAACTTTGTCAATGGTCCAGAAATTGCTGAAGGCAAGAAGGCTCCTGAAGAAATTGGCGTAAAAGCCTTGGATGACCATACCATTGAAATTAACTTGTCCAAACCGACGCCATATTTGGAACACCTCTTATCCTTTGTACCTTTCTTCCCAACTAACCAAAAATTCGTGGAAGAAAAGGGTGACCGTTATGGTAGCTCAGCCGAAAACTCGATTGCTAGCGGCCCATACAAGATGGTGGAATGGGATGGATCGGGCTTAGAATGGAAACTGGAAAAGAATCCAGACTACTATAACAAGGACCAAGTCAAAGTGGATAATATTGACGTCCAAGTTATGAAAGAAGTCTCAACGAACGTTAACCTCTTTGATTCTAAGAAAGTCGACAATTCCTTGTTGACCGGTGAAACCGTTAAACAATTTGCTGACCATCCGAATGCTGTTCAACAAGAGAAAGCTCGGACCCGTTACTTACAACTTAACTATGAGAACAAGGTCTTAGCTAACCGCAACTTCCGTCAAGCTGTTGATTATGCGATCGATAATGATGAATTGACCCAAAAAATTATTGGGGACGGTTCTAAAGGACTTTCAACCTTTGTGCCAGAAAACTTTGTCGCTAACCCTGAAACCGGGGAAGACTTCGTCAGTGAATACGGTAATGAGAAATTTGCAGATAAAGACAAGGCCAAAGAACATTGGGAAAAGGCCAAGTCTGAACTCGGTCAAGACCAAGTGACTATCCGTTTACTGGCTGATGATGATGAGAAGTCCAAGAAGGAATCCCAATATATCCAAGGGCAAATTGAAGAAAATATGCCAGGAGTTAAGGTAGAAATTACTAACGTTCCTAAGAAGAACCGAATGAGTCAAGTGGCTGAAGGGAATTTTGATCTTGTTATCACCGGTTGGGGAGCTGACTATGCGGATGCAAGCAACTTCTATGACCTTTTCAAATCTGATAATTTCTACAATCAAGGGCACTATAAGAATCCTGAATACGATAAGGTCGTAGAAAGAGCAGGCAACCAAGATGCTAACGACCCTAAGACACGTTGGGAAGACTTTAAAGAAGCTCAAAAGATTCTCTCTGATGACAAAGCGGTCTTAGTTCTCTATCAAGAAGTAGAAACCCAATTACGTAATCCAAATCTTAAGGGCATTACTTTCCGCCCAGTCAACCTCGAATATGACTTCAGAACCGCTTATTTTGAATAA